The sequence below is a genomic window from Brassica napus cultivar Da-Ae chromosome C3 unlocalized genomic scaffold, Da-Ae chrC03_Random_21, whole genome shotgun sequence.
AACCTCTCAAAATTAATAACTGTGAAGTCATCTGATCGCATTTATTTGTATCTGTGTTGGAACTTCTGTTAACAGTTTTGGTGCTGGCTTGATGGGTTCATTAGCTTACATGAGAATGTTTGGTAACACTGTAGATGCCATGGCAGATGGAGCCAGAGGAGTTATGAAGTACGTGTTACCTGTCTTTCTATTCTCATTCATTTCGGTTATCTATATTGAGAAGACTCACtcacatttttcttttctttcttagcTTGATTGATCTGATAGAGGTGCAGCTGGACAGCGACGGTTACTAGTCCTGGTTGTGTTGGTTATGATATTCATTAGGTGGAACACGTAAGCCTTTTCTCTCTTccattttcatatctttttcacAACTAACTTGGTTTCATCAATAAGATTTACTTTCTGAATATGTTTGGCAGAATACTTGTTCCTCAGTATGAATTCATTGCACTTGGAGCTGATACCAATGTTGGTTGGGTTCTTTACTTACAAAGTTGCTACATTCTTTCAAGCTATAGAAGAAGACATCTCCATTTCTAAAAGCACCTACTTCAGTTTATATAACAAGTTTTTTGTTCTGTGTTAAGTCCAGCGGTTAGGTCAAAGTCAGTGTTGTAAGAAAATGTAACTAATAAACTCACATATAAACTCATTCATACACTGCAAACTACCAAGAGATAACTTAGAACACAGAAATCAAAATGCAGAAAAGAAAAGTACTTAGACAAAAGTGAAGCAACGCATAGAGAGTTTAACTGTAACTCTGAAACTTTCAGACCAAACCAGGTCCAATGTTGGTCTGAGCGTAATCTTCGTGAAGTCTTCCTTCGTAAACATAATCGAGCTTCTCACAAGTCATCTTAATCTCTTCAACATCTTTCTTGGAGCAAGTATCATCGGCAACAACAACGGTCGTCGTTTCGTTTTCTCTAGGTTTGTAGTTGGTGACAGCACGATGTCTCGAAACAACAATCTTTATGACCTTGTCGTCTCCGAAAGTAGTGCAAGAAATGACTTTGGCTTCCATTTTTTCTTTGAGTCTTTGTTTTAACTCTGCTTCTGACGCAGTCGGAAAACTTTAGGATTAGCAAACACTAAAACTAGAACGAATTCAAGTTCACAAGCGATGAATTTGAAGATAAAACTCTGGAAATCCACCAGATTCGATAAAAGCTCTCATTTAGAATAATAAGTTGTGTCTTACAAAAACTTAGAACCTCTCCTTATATAGAGAAGGATCTCAACTATAAAATAGGAAAAAACCAAAAgtgaaaactaaaaagaaaaactcacaaaaatagaaaatatcaaaaaggaaaaactagtgaaaactaaaaaggaaaactcacaaaaatagaaaatatcaaaaaggaAAAACCAGTAAATCCTTCCTACATCAGTCTCCTCCACCTCTGAAGAACTTGTCCCCAAATTCTCATCTACTTGATACTCATGAATGTCAGCTACGTTGAAGGTATTAGAAATGTTCATAGATTCTAGGAGAGCCACAACATAAATTTATCATTGATCTTCCGTAACACCTTGAATGGTCCATACTTGCGTTGTTGCAGCTTATTATACGTAACAACCGGGAACCTCTCTTTACGGAGGAATACCATCACATCGTCCCcttctttgaaaattttaatcctTCTAAGTATCAGCAGCCCTTGTTCTTCTGCCCAATAGCCTC
It includes:
- the LOC106444862 gene encoding oxysterol-binding protein-related protein 1B-like, producing MEAKVISCTTFGDDKVIKIVVSRHRAVTNYKPRENETTTVVVADDTCSKKDVEEIKMTCEKLDYVYEGRLHEDYAQTNIGPGLV